One Fusobacterium nucleatum genomic window carries:
- a CDS encoding shikimate kinase, protein MKDNIALIGFMGSGKTTVGKLLAKTMEMKFVDIDKVIEAHEKKSINDIFHEKGQIYFRDLEREIILQESLKNNCVIATGGGSILDNENIKRLKETSFIVFLNATIKCLYLRLKDNTTRPILNDVEDKRKVIEELLEKRKFLYQISADYIIDINEYTNIYETVDKIKEAYIIS, encoded by the coding sequence ATGAAAGATAATATTGCATTAATTGGTTTTATGGGAAGTGGAAAAACAACTGTTGGAAAACTTCTTGCTAAAACTATGGAAATGAAATTTGTTGATATAGATAAAGTGATAGAAGCTCATGAAAAAAAATCAATTAATGATATTTTTCATGAAAAGGGGCAAATCTATTTTAGAGATTTAGAGAGAGAAATTATTTTACAAGAATCTTTAAAAAATAATTGTGTTATTGCCACTGGTGGAGGTTCTATTTTAGATAATGAAAATATTAAAAGGTTAAAAGAAACATCTTTTATTGTTTTTCTTAATGCAACTATTAAATGTTTATATCTAAGACTTAAAGATAATACTACTCGTCCTATTTTAAATGATGTTGAGGATAAAAGAAAAGTTATAGAAGAATTATTAGAAAAAAGAAAATTCTTATATCAAATATCAGCTGATTATATTATTGATATAAATGAATATACAAATATTTATGAAACAGTTGATAAGATTAAAGAAGCATATATAATATCTTAA
- the hflX gene encoding GTPase HflX — MINGNTSGLKEYILENLDKLYSTKIEKGKLINQEIVDYISEISNKINREINIAIDRNGNIIDISIGDSSTVNLPVVPVYDKKLSGVRIVHTHPGGNPHLSSVDISALIKLKLDCIVSIGVSEEGVTGYEVAICSIVNDELSYDRTLLKNLDDFDYLEEIKEVEENLRKRNVTEDDKEYALLIGIDEEEYLDELEELASACDVKVVGRFFQKRSKPDPVFLIGSGKIQELALTRQVRKANLLIFDEELSGLQLKMIEEVTGCKVIDRTTLILEIFARRARTREAKLQVELAQLKYRSNRLIGFGVTMSRLGGGVGTKGPGEKKLEIDRRVIKKTISYLNNELENIKKVRYTQRSKREDSGMPRVSLVGYTNVGKSTLRNILVDMYQNDKTLKKDKVLSQNMLFATLDTTTRTIELKDKRIVSLTDTVGFIQKLPHDLVESFKSTLEEVIFSDLIIHVADISSKNVIEQIEAVEKVLEELNCLNKTKILLLNKIDNATKNNSYMLIEQKIDEIKEKYSNYQTLIISAKNRFNIDELMELIKKNLIVKTYNCKLLIPYTNTEVAARIHRNTIVKSESFVDEGIVLEVVMNEKEYNKFKNFILN; from the coding sequence ATGATAAATGGAAATACTTCTGGATTAAAAGAATATATTTTAGAGAATTTAGATAAATTATATAGTACAAAAATTGAGAAAGGAAAATTAATAAATCAAGAAATAGTAGATTATATTTCTGAAATTAGTAATAAAATAAATAGAGAAATTAATATTGCAATAGATAGAAATGGGAATATAATAGATATTTCAATAGGAGATAGTAGTACAGTGAATCTTCCTGTTGTTCCAGTTTATGATAAAAAACTATCTGGAGTGAGAATAGTACATACTCACCCAGGTGGAAACCCTCATCTTTCTTCTGTAGATATTTCAGCACTTATAAAGTTGAAATTAGATTGTATAGTTTCTATTGGAGTAAGTGAAGAAGGTGTCACTGGTTATGAAGTAGCTATTTGTAGTATAGTAAATGATGAATTAAGCTATGATAGAACTTTACTTAAAAATTTAGATGATTTTGATTATTTAGAAGAAATTAAGGAAGTTGAGGAAAACCTTAGAAAAAGAAATGTAACTGAGGATGATAAAGAATATGCACTTTTGATTGGTATTGATGAGGAAGAATATTTAGATGAACTAGAGGAATTAGCTTCTGCTTGTGATGTAAAGGTTGTAGGAAGATTTTTTCAAAAAAGAAGTAAACCTGATCCTGTATTTTTAATTGGCTCTGGAAAAATACAAGAATTAGCATTAACTAGGCAAGTAAGAAAAGCAAATCTTTTAATTTTTGATGAAGAATTAAGTGGTTTGCAATTAAAAATGATAGAGGAAGTTACAGGTTGCAAGGTTATAGATAGAACAACTTTAATTTTAGAAATTTTTGCAAGAAGAGCAAGAACAAGAGAAGCTAAATTACAAGTTGAATTAGCTCAATTAAAATATAGAAGTAATAGACTTATTGGTTTTGGGGTAACTATGTCAAGATTAGGTGGAGGAGTTGGAACAAAGGGACCAGGTGAAAAGAAACTTGAAATTGATAGAAGAGTTATCAAAAAAACTATCTCTTATCTAAATAATGAACTTGAAAATATAAAAAAAGTGAGATATACTCAAAGAAGTAAAAGAGAAGATTCAGGTATGCCTAGAGTATCACTTGTAGGTTATACAAATGTTGGAAAATCTACTTTAAGAAATATTTTAGTTGATATGTACCAAAATGATAAAACTCTAAAAAAAGATAAAGTCTTATCACAAAATATGTTATTTGCTACACTTGATACAACTACTAGAACAATAGAACTAAAAGATAAGAGAATTGTATCTCTTACTGATACAGTTGGTTTTATACAAAAGCTTCCTCATGATTTAGTAGAATCTTTTAAATCAACACTTGAAGAAGTAATATTCTCTGATTTAATTATCCATGTTGCAGATATTTCATCTAAAAATGTAATAGAACAAATTGAAGCAGTTGAAAAAGTTTTAGAAGAGTTAAATTGTTTAAATAAAACAAAAATTTTACTCTTAAATAAGATTGATAATGCAACTAAAAATAACTCATATATGTTAATAGAGCAAAAAATTGATGAAATTAAAGAAAAATACTCTAATTATCAAACATTAATTATAAGTGCTAAAAATAGATTTAATATTGATGAACTTATGGAATTGATTAAAAAGAATCTAATAGTAAAAACTTATAATTGTAAACTTTTAATTCCTTATACTAATACAGAAGTAGCAGCAAGAATACATAGAAACACTATTGTAAAATCTGAATCTTTTGTTGATGAAGGAATAGTTTTAGAAGTAGTTATGAATGAAAAAGAATATAATAAGTTTAAA